The DNA sequence AATCGGCCAGCGCCTGGTCAACATAACCCTTGTGGCGCAGGGTTAAGCCTCTTTGTAGATAAACGTAGGCAAGCTGCGTTTGCAGGGGTGGATTATTTGGCTCAATCCGGCGTAGTTCTTCTAAAACGGTAATAGCTTTTGCCCAATCCCGCTGCGCCTGGGCCTCGTCCAAGATGGATGAGGATTGGTTAAGCATAGATTCCAGGGTAGGATTATTTTCGCCAGTCCCGGCGCTTGCTGTCTGCCCGGTCTGAACGGTTGCTTTTACCTCTAGCCCCAAGCTCCACAATAGCACGCTTAAACCGGCCACAATGACCGTTATCATCACCCCAAAAACAAAGGAGTTGACCGAATTGAATAACTTACTGAATGGCGATAAGGGGACGGTCGCCGGCAGGGGGGTCTTGACCACAACACTTTCTTGAGTGGCGGGTTGGTTGGCAAAGCGGTGGGCCAGCCACTGCTCGGCGTGAGCCAGGCTGGGATGGGCAGGATTGACCTGCCGGGCCTGGGCCAGGGCCGCTTCGGCCTCGTTCCGATCGGTGGTCACTGCCGAGAGCCACAACCAGGCGGCCTGATTCACCGGCTGTAGGGCGACCACGCTGCGCAGCATATCCCGCGCCTCCAGCTTATGCCCGGTTCTGGCCAGGTGAATGGCATATTCTAACTTAGCCCCCGGCGAGGTGGGCCGGGTTTCAGAGTTGGGTTGGGTCACATTGCTCCCAAATCAGGCCCTTACAGTATCCAAAAACAAGAGTCTAACATCTTTTAGAAATTAGAGATTAAAACCGCCGGTTCATAGACTTTAATCCCACGCTCCTCACTTCTAATTCCTAATTCCGGCAAAAGTATTATAGCCAAGTTCTGGGCGATTGGCAATAGACATAATAATGCTATAGGCTTAAACCTTATGTCCCATTGAAGGGGGACGGGGGGGATGATATAATCATAACAGAGTGGGGGGACAACCTCCCTTTGCGCCATTACAAACTTAATATCCGTTACATTAGCCGCACCTTTGTCAGTAAAAAAGTATGGATAGGCCGAATAACCAACCCCACCCAATCGAAGAAAGTCTGCTGCGGATTCCGTTTTTTAGCGCGCTTTCGGGCCAAACTTTGGCAGCGATTGCGGCCAAATTGAAGCAAGTTCATTTTGGCCACGGCCAGGTTGTTTTTGCCGAAAATAGCCTGGGCGACGCTATGTATTTGATTGAGTCCGGCCAGGTGAAGGTATCAGTCAATACCGGGGCGGGACAACGGGAAAAGATCATCAATTACTTGGGGCCGGGTAACTTTTTTGGCGAAATGGCCCTGCTGTTAAATCAGCGGCGCTCGGCCACGGTCACGGTCACGCTCGATGCCGACTTATGGGTATTGTCTAAAGCGGACCTGGATGAGCTTTTAATTGACCATCCCGAAATCGCCATCCAAATTACGCGAGAACTCAGTCGCCGTTTGAGCGACGTGGTCACCGAGGCCAAAAAACGGGCGGAGTACAGCCTGGTGGCGGTTTTAGGCCAGAGCGCCTGGCGGCTGGCCGAAAACATTCACCGCTTAACCCGCCAGCGCGTAGTTTTGCTTGATGCTACCGGCCGCAATTTAAGCAAGCGGGTTGACGCCGGTTTTCAAAGCGACGACTTGATTATTCTGGAAGTGATGCCCAACCTGTCCAGCGATACCCTGGTGGAAACCCTGAGCATTTTGCTGGAGGGGTATGATTGGGTTTTGATTGCCCTGAACCCCGGTTACAGCGAAACCACGGCCAAAGCGCTTCAACTGGCCAAGGCCGCCGTATTATTGAATACACCTCAAGAAAAGTGGATGGTTGATTGCGTTTCAGGCCCAATTTTTACCTGCGACCTTTCTGAAACAGAAATTGGACGGGTGAGCCGCCACATCACCAACCGGGTGGTGGGCTTGGCCCTTTCCAGCGGCGGGGCCAGGGGCATTGCCCACGTTGGGGTTTTGCAAGTACTGCAAGAGGCCAACATTCCCATTGATATGATTGCCGGCACCAGCGCCGGCTCCTTGTTTGGCGGTTTGTACGTTTGCAATAAATCTTTGCCGGAGATGGTCAATTTTGCCAAAAATTTAAACAATTTGATTGACTTCAAAAGCAGGCTATGGGATCCCAAACTAAAACTGCCGTGGAATGGATTGATCAAGGGCAATGCCACCCTCAAGTATCTGGCCCGGCAATTCAACGAGGCCACCTTTGCCGACACGGCCATCCCGTTTTACGTTGTGGCCGCCGACGTGGTTTCCGGCAAAGAAGTTGTGTTTGAAGAAGGCTCCCTGGCCGAAGCAGTCAGAGCAAGTATTGGCATTATTGGCATTTTTTCGCCCTATCAACATAATGGGTATTATTTGATTGATGGGGGAGCGGTCAATCCGGTGCCGGCCAATATTTTGGTGGAAAAAGGGGCCAATGTCATCATCGCTTCCAGTGTTATTCCCCCGGTGGAAAAAGGGTGGCTGCTGGGACATAACACCCCTAACCAGAGCAGAGACCCCAGTTTTCTGAGCGTGTTGGGTAATATGATGGCCATTATGGAACGCGAAATCATCAAAACCCGGATGAACCCGGTAGACGTTCTGATTCAACCCAGGGTAGAAATCTACACCTCCATGGATTACGATAAGGCCGAAGATTTCATTCGGTTGGGCCGAACAGCAGCCGAGCGAGAACTCCCCCGGCTCCAAAATTTACTGAACAATTAGACCTTTTTGTTAAAATGAGTTAGGATGTTGATAGCCTCATGTTGATTCAGAGGTGCAGACTCAGATGGGGGAGAGACGGCAACAAATTTTGGGCAGCCTAAGCGCATCCACACCAGAACTGATAGCACTCAAAGCAGAAAACGAAGCCTTACAGGCAAACCTGGCCGAAACGCAAGAAAGATTGGCCGCGTTATACGTGGTGCATGAAGTGGCTCAAACGGTCACATCGGAATTGAATTTGGAGCCATTGCTCCATAAAATTCTGGGCGCGGCAGTGCAGGTAATGAATGCTTCGGCAGGTTCGTTATTACTGCTGGATGAGTTCACCGATGAGCTGGTTTTTGCCGTGGTTGAGGGCGGCGGCGGCGGCAAGCTCAGGGGGGTGCGCATGGCCCGCGATAAGGGGGTCGCCGGGTGGGTGGCTACCCATAGCCAGCCTTTGATTGTTGACGACGTTAACAAAGACGATAGGTATTACCAAAGTATCGCCCAATCTTTTGGCCTTAAGCTCACCTCGCTTCTCTGCGTGCCAATGATTTCACACAACAAACTGATCGGCGTGCTAGAGGTGGTGCATACCGCTGCCGGCCGGTACTTTGGCGATTTGGACCAACAACTACTAACCACGT is a window from the Anaerolineae bacterium genome containing:
- a CDS encoding tetratricopeptide repeat protein, coding for MTQPNSETRPTSPGAKLEYAIHLARTGHKLEARDMLRSVVALQPVNQAAWLWLSAVTTDRNEAEAALAQARQVNPAHPSLAHAEQWLAHRFANQPATQESVVVKTPLPATVPLSPFSKLFNSVNSFVFGVMITVIVAGLSVLLWSLGLEVKATVQTGQTASAGTGENNPTLESMLNQSSSILDEAQAQRDWAKAITVLEELRRIEPNNPPLQTQLAYVYLQRGLTLRHKGYVDQALADFEQVLSLNPQHAQARQEAQMAQDYLVGIQHYQEGRWQEAIAALEAVWAANEEYTNVQDLLFSATYNHGLALQAAGELSLASSLSERKDFQQTGFMLN
- a CDS encoding patatin-like phospholipase family protein, with protein sequence MDRPNNQPHPIEESLLRIPFFSALSGQTLAAIAAKLKQVHFGHGQVVFAENSLGDAMYLIESGQVKVSVNTGAGQREKIINYLGPGNFFGEMALLLNQRRSATVTVTLDADLWVLSKADLDELLIDHPEIAIQITRELSRRLSDVVTEAKKRAEYSLVAVLGQSAWRLAENIHRLTRQRVVLLDATGRNLSKRVDAGFQSDDLIILEVMPNLSSDTLVETLSILLEGYDWVLIALNPGYSETTAKALQLAKAAVLLNTPQEKWMVDCVSGPIFTCDLSETEIGRVSRHITNRVVGLALSSGGARGIAHVGVLQVLQEANIPIDMIAGTSAGSLFGGLYVCNKSLPEMVNFAKNLNNLIDFKSRLWDPKLKLPWNGLIKGNATLKYLARQFNEATFADTAIPFYVVAADVVSGKEVVFEEGSLAEAVRASIGIIGIFSPYQHNGYYLIDGGAVNPVPANILVEKGANVIIASSVIPPVEKGWLLGHNTPNQSRDPSFLSVLGNMMAIMEREIIKTRMNPVDVLIQPRVEIYTSMDYDKAEDFIRLGRTAAERELPRLQNLLNN